The genomic window CCTATTAATGTCGCATCTGACATTAAGTCTTTACCAACATCCAATAAAGATGATTCATTTCCACCTGTTCCGTGTAATAGTATTAAAACCGGCTGTTCCTTACCGCCATATTTAATCGTATAATTCATCGTATTTATCCCCCTTAAACCGGTCGTTCAATTGTGATGACCTCTCCTATTTTGGCATAATCACTTCCTGCAAGACGACTCATTGGATGTAACTTTTTAAAATCAATTCTACCATGATCGTATAATGTATCATCAATATGATAATAATTAATTGATAATAACAATAAATCAGCTGTCACTTGATGGTCATCTTTTATTTCAATATGTTGATACAACGTCACTTCCATCTTGATTTGAAGCTCTGACAACATTGGTACTGATATACTTTTAGCTTGATTTAATGTAAAATTCGTCAAACTCAACTCGCTCTCATCTGAGCTACAACGAGTAGCAGT from Vagococcus martis includes these protein-coding regions:
- a CDS encoding flavin reductase family protein, whose amino-acid sequence is MLSLNPDTMSERENYKMLIGSIIPRPVAVVTSLAKDGTLNIAPFSYFSIVTSNPPIISLSIQRQNGQMKDTAHHIVTSKEAVVHIAEESYIKDINQTATRCSSDESELSLTNFTLNQAKSISVPMLSELQIKMEVTLYQHIEIKDDHQVTADLLLLSINYYHIDDTLYDHGRIDFKKLHPMSRLAGSDYAKIGEVITIERPV